The Gammaproteobacteria bacterium nucleotide sequence TGCTGGTGTTTGATCCCCTGGACGGCTCGTCCAATATCGACGTCAACATCTCCGTGGGCACCATCTTTTCCGTTCTCAAGGCCCCCAACGGTTCCGGCGAGGTGAAAACCGAAGATTTCCTTCAGCCCGGCACGAAACAAATCTGTGCCGGCTATGCCCTTTACGGCCCGGCCACCATGCTGGTGCTCACCACCGGCAACGGCGTCAACGGCTTCACCCTGGACCGGGATATCGGCGAGTATCTGCTCACCCATCCCAATATGCGTATTCCGGAAGATACCGCCGAATTCGCCATCAATTGCTCCAACAGCCGCTTTTGGACGCCACCGGTCAGGCGCTATATCGACGAGTGCCTGGCAGGTGCGGAAGGGCCGCGAGGCAAGAATTTCAACATGCGCTGGGTGGCTTCCATGGTGGCGGAAGTGCACCGCATCCTGTCCCGCGGCGGGATTTTCATGTACCCCCGCGACAACAAAGATCCCTCCAAACCCGGCCGTCTGCGCCTGATGTATGAAGCCAACCCCATGTCGTTTATCATCGAGCAGGCCGGCGGCATGAGTTCCACCGGTGAGCAGCGCATCATGGACGTGCAGCCGCAAGGGCTGCACGACCGAGTGTCCGTTATTTTGGGTTCCAGGAAAGAAGTCGGGCAAATCGTGTCTTATTACGAAGACATGGCGTGATTCCCTGCGCTGTTTCTCCTCCATGCTTCCTTGTGACCGGCCGCTCAGCGGCCGGTTTTTTTCTCCCGTCCCCACCGGCTCGGTTTCAGTAAAGCTCCCTCTTTTTCAGCCGATAGGCTGAACAGGCTCGCCGCGGGAGGTTTGCCGGCGTTCAGGTGTTATCAATGCAGGGACGGTCATGGAGTCAGGCCAGCGTGCAGGTGCTTTGATTGCTGCGCTCAGCGTCATGCTGAGCGTGCCCGCCTGGGTGTGCGCCGAGCCGGTGAACGATGTCCGCATTCTCATCGATGTTTCCGGCAGCATGAAATGGAATGATCCGGACAACCTCCGCCGCCCTGCCCTGCGCATGCTCACGGGCCTGTTGCCCATGGGGGCCCGGGCCGGAGTGTGGACCTACGGCCGCTACGTCAATATGCTCGTGCCCCACGGCGAGGTCACCTCCGCCTGGCAGGACGGTGCCCGCCACGCCGCCGCCCAGATTCATTCCCACGGCCTCTACACCAATATCGAAGACGCTCTGCGCCGGGCCACCTGGGACTGGAAAAGCGCCGACCCGGGTGCCAGCCGCAGCCTGATCCTGCTCACCGACGGCCTGGTGGACGTGGCCAAGGATCAGGCCCGAAACGCCGCCTCCCGCCGCCGCATCGTCGAGGAACTGCTGCCGCGGCTGCGGGCGGCCGGTGTCACCGTGTATGCCGTCGCCCTGTCCGGTGAGGCTGACCACGCCTTGATGCGGCAAATGGCCTCGGTCACTGGCGGCTGGTTCGAACAGGTGAACGAAGCCGGGCAATTGCAGAAAGTCTTTCTGCGCCTGTTCGAAAAAGCCACGCAGCCGGATACCCTGCCGTTGGAAGAAAACGCGTTTTCGGTGGACGCCAGCGTGCAGGAAATGACGCTGCTGGTGTTTCGCCGAGCCGGTGCCGTGCCCACGGTGCTGGTGGCGCCAGACGGCCGGCGCATCGAACAGGCCGACGCCCGGCCCCCCCTGCGCTGGTACCACGACCAGGGCTATGACCTCATTACCGTGGGCGGGCCTCAGCCAGGGCGGTGGCAGGTGATCGCTGACGTCGATGACGACAACCGCGTCACCGTGGTCACTGATCTCAAACTGCGGGGCACCCGCTTGCCCAATGCCCTGCACCTTGGTGACCGCGTGACCGTCAACGCCCAGCTGCTGGAGCAGGGACGGGTGCTGGACGACCCGCGTTTTTTGGCCCTGACCCATTTCGAGCTGGTGCGCGAACAGGAAGGCCGGGAAGTGGAGCGCTGGCCCCTGGCCGATGACGGCCGGGCGCCGGATGTTTTCGCCGGGGACGGCACTTACAGCCTGCAGCTTGGTGAAACCTTGCCGGGGGGTGAACAGGAGCTGGTGCTGAGGGTGGAGAGCCCCACCTTCGTCCGGGTGCAGCGCCAAGCGATCAAGGTGTATGCCCAGGTCGCGGCAGTGAACCTCGATCCCCTGCCGCAGCATCCCGACGGCGTGCGGCTCACCGTGGTGCCCCACGGCGGTCTGGTGGATCCGGAAAGCCTGAGCGTGGTGGCACAAGTGGAGACGTCCGGGGCGGCCAGGACATACCCGGTGGAGCGTGTGGGCCTTGCGGAGTGGCGGGCCGAGTTTACCGGTCTGCATCCCGGCCAGAGCACGCTCACCGTGCAGCTCTCCGGCCGTCGTGCGGATGGCCGGCGCATCAGCGACATCATCGGGCCCCTGGCCGTGGACGGGGGTGCCGTGGCAGCGGAGGGTCTGGCCGCCTCGCCTGCGGCCCAAGCGCCACCCGCCCAGGAACCCGATCTCCCCCCGGGGGCAGCACAAGAGGCTGCAGCGGATGAGGCACTCCCGGCCTTTTGGCGCGAGGCTGACTGGTTTGCCGTGGCCTGGCAATCCGCCGTCGCCAATGTGGTGCTGGGCCTGTTGTTCTTCATCGGCTACCGTCGCTGGAACCAGCCCCTGCCCGTCGTCACTCCTCCCACAAAGGCCTCATCATGATTGTGACCGCACTTATTGTCTTCGCTGAACTGGGCGCGATAGGACTCGTCGTGTTCCTCATTTGGTTGTTTCGCGCCCTGGGCCGGAAAAAGCGCGAGCGCGTTGCGGTGAACGCGCTGGTGGAAAACATCAATTCCCAGCAGAGCGAGCGGGTGGACCAGTTGGCCACCCTGATCAAGGATGCCGGGCAGGGCGATGACGCGGATGCCATGGACAAAGCCAACGATTTGATTTCCCGGCAAAACGAGTTCTACCAGCAAACCATAGACATGTATTTCAGCCGCAACGATCAGCTGCTGGGCAAGTTCGACCAACGCCTGGAGAGCGTATTGGAGCAATACCGCGCTGTCGTCGAAGGGGTGCTGGCGGGCGGGGTCAGTTCGGAGCTGAAAGACACTGTGGAGCGCCTCACCAAGGATATTCAGACTCTCAACAATGAAGTGTCGTCTCTCAGGGCGGAAAATGCAGACCTGCACATGAAGCTCAACGCCGCCGAGCAGGAGCTGGACCAATTGGGTCATGAATACGTTTCGGCCTTCAAGAAACAGAAAGAGCAGGCCGCCAAGGTCGCCGCTGCGGGCGGGGCGGCGCCAGCGCCGCTTGCCGCCTCCCCTGCGCCGGTGGCAGCGGCCGCGGTTGAGGAACCTGAGCCCGATCCCTTCGCCGAGGCAGC carries:
- a CDS encoding class 1 fructose-bisphosphatase translates to MSLGKTLTQFITEEQQRNSALDADFVHLLHDVVVATKVISNAVNKGALAGVLGTAGSENVQGETQKKLDIISNEMLIEGTQGGGYLAAMASEEMEEFYPIPGEYPKGDYLLVFDPLDGSSNIDVNISVGTIFSVLKAPNGSGEVKTEDFLQPGTKQICAGYALYGPATMLVLTTGNGVNGFTLDRDIGEYLLTHPNMRIPEDTAEFAINCSNSRFWTPPVRRYIDECLAGAEGPRGKNFNMRWVASMVAEVHRILSRGGIFMYPRDNKDPSKPGRLRLMYEANPMSFIIEQAGGMSSTGEQRIMDVQPQGLHDRVSVILGSRKEVGQIVSYYEDMA
- a CDS encoding VWA domain-containing protein; this translates as MESGQRAGALIAALSVMLSVPAWVCAEPVNDVRILIDVSGSMKWNDPDNLRRPALRMLTGLLPMGARAGVWTYGRYVNMLVPHGEVTSAWQDGARHAAAQIHSHGLYTNIEDALRRATWDWKSADPGASRSLILLTDGLVDVAKDQARNAASRRRIVEELLPRLRAAGVTVYAVALSGEADHALMRQMASVTGGWFEQVNEAGQLQKVFLRLFEKATQPDTLPLEENAFSVDASVQEMTLLVFRRAGAVPTVLVAPDGRRIEQADARPPLRWYHDQGYDLITVGGPQPGRWQVIADVDDDNRVTVVTDLKLRGTRLPNALHLGDRVTVNAQLLEQGRVLDDPRFLALTHFELVREQEGREVERWPLADDGRAPDVFAGDGTYSLQLGETLPGGEQELVLRVESPTFVRVQRQAIKVYAQVAAVNLDPLPQHPDGVRLTVVPHGGLVDPESLSVVAQVETSGAARTYPVERVGLAEWRAEFTGLHPGQSTLTVQLSGRRADGRRISDIIGPLAVDGGAVAAEGLAASPAAQAPPAQEPDLPPGAAQEAAADEALPAFWREADWFAVAWQSAVANVVLGLLFFIGYRRWNQPLPVVTPPTKASS